TACACCCCGGCCGAGGTGCTGCGCGGCGATGCCGGCGCACAGGTGTCCTCGGGCGAAACCCGTTTCCGCCTGGGCGGCATGGTCGCCGCCGGTTCGTTCCAGCGCGCCAGCGGTTCGATGGAAGCGCACTTCCGCGTGACCGACGGCGACGCCGAACTGCCCGTGGTCTACACCGGCATCCTGCCGGACCTGTTCCGCGAGAAACAGGCGGTGGTCGCCACCGGCCGCATGCAGGGCGACCGCTTCGTGGCCGAGCAGATCCTGGCCAAGCACGACGAGACCTACATGCCCAAGGAAGTGGCCGACAAGATGGGCAAGGCGCATCAGAAGCACGACGTGCCCGCGCCGGGCGGTGCGGAGGCTATGCGTTGATTTCGGGCGCGGGAAGCAAAAGCGAATCCCCCCTACCCCCCTTTTTCAAAGGGGGGAACAGCCCGGTGAGTTCGCTGCCCCCTGCGTGTCTCCCCCCTTTGAAAGAGCGGGGCCGGGGGGGATTTGCCGCGCAACCCCATCACCTAAAGCGAAACCACCCCCATGCTCCCTGAGCTCGGCCAGATCTTCCTGATCCTGGCGCTGTTGATCGCCGTGCTGCAGGCGGTGCTGCCCATGCTCGGCGCGCACCGCGGCATCGCCTCCTGGATGGACCTCGCCCGCCCGGCCGCCTATGCGCAGCTGGCGCTGGTGCTGGCCGCGTTCGCGGTGCTGACCCACGGCTTCGTGGTCCAGGACTTCTCGATCAAGTACGTGGCGCAGAACAGCAATAGCCTGCTGCCGATGATCTACCGCTATTCGGCGGTGTGGGGCGCGCACGAAGGCTCGCTGCTGTTGTGGGTGCTGGTGCTGGCGCTGTGGACCGCGGCGGTGGCGCGCTACTCGCGCGCGCTGCCGATGCCGGTGATCGCGCGCGTGCTGGGCGTGATGGGCGTGGTCAGTTCCGGCTTCCTGGCGTTCCTGATCCTGACCAGCAACCCCTTCGAACGCCTGCTGCCGGCCGTGGCCGAAGGCCGCGATCTCAATCCGCTGCTGCAGGACCCGGGCCTGATCATCCACCCGCCGATGCTGTACATCGGCTACGTCGGCTTCGCCGTGCCCTTCGCCTTCGCCATCGCCGCCCTGCTCGACGGCAAGGTCGACGCGCGCTGGCTGCGCTGGACCCGGCCCTGGACCAACATCGCCTGGGCGTTCCTGACCCTGGGCATCGCCCTGGGTTCGTGGTGGGCGTATTACGAGCTGGGCTGGGGCGGCTGGTGGTTCTGGGACCCGGTCGAGAACGCCAGCTTCATGCCCTGGCTGGCCGGCGCGGCGCTGCTGCATTCGCAGGCGGTCACCGAAAAGCGCGGCAGCTTCCGCGGCTGGACCCTGCTGCTGGCCATCGCCACCTTCTCGCTGTCGCTGCTGGGCGCGTTCCTGGTGCGTTCGGGCGTGCTGACCAGCGTGCACGCCTTCGCCGCCGATCCCTCGCGCGGCGTGTTCGTGCTGATCTTCCTGGGCGTCGTGATCGGCAGCTCGCTGCTGCTGTACGCGCTGCGCGCACCGTCTTCGGATGACCCGCCCGGCAAGCCGTTCGAGCTGTACTCGCGCGAGACCCTGCTGCTGGCCAACAACCTGCTGCTGGCCACCGCCTGCGCGATGGTGCTGCTGGGCACCTTGTACCCGCTGCTGGCCGACGCCTTGAACCTGGGCAAGCTGTCGGTGGGCCCGCCCTACTTCGCCCTGATGTTCGTGCTGCTGATGGCGCCGATGGTGCTGCTGCTGCCGTTCGGCCCGCTGTTCCGCTGGCAGCGCGAGCAGCCCTCGCGGCCGGCTGCGATGCTGGTGCCCTGGGCCGGGCTGGCCCTGGGCGCGGCCATCGCCGCTTACTTCGTCGCGCCGCAGGGTGCGTGGAAGGTCGCCGCCGGTCTGGGCGGCGCGCTGTGGGTGGGCCTGGGCACCTTGCGCTTCGTCTGGACCCGCCTGCGCGGCGACGGCACCCGCTACACCGCCGAAATGCTGGGCATGACCCTGGCCCACACCGGCATCGCCGTGTTCCTGATCGGCGCCCTGCTCACCGAAGGCCTGAGCCAGCAGCGCGAACTGGCGCTGACGCCGGGCCAGAGCGTGGAGCTGGGCCGCTATGCGTTCCGCTTCGACGGCGTGGCCCATCGCGCCGGCCCCAACTTCGAAGCCGACCGCGGCACCGTCACCGTGTTCCAGAACGAACAGCTGCTGACCGTGCTGCATCCGGAAAAACGCGCCTACGCCAGCGGCGGCCAGGTCATGACCGAAGCGGCGATCGATCCCGGTTTCAGCCGCGACCTCTACGTCGCCCTGGGTGAACCGCTGGGCGGCGGCGCCTGGGCGCTGCGCGTGCACATCAAGCCCTTCGTGCGCTGGATCTGGGCCGGCGCGCTGCTGATGATGCTGGGCGGCTTCGTCGCCGCCGCCGACCGCCGTTTCCGTCCCCAGTCCGCCGCCGCGCCGCGCCCGGTGCGCAACGACGACGCCCTTGAAGGAAGCGCCGCATGAACAAGAGCCGTTGGCTGCCCCTGGCCGTATTCGCCGCTCTGGCGGTGTTGCTGGCCGCGGGCGTGTGGCTGAGCCGCAATCCCGACCGCGAGGCCCTGCCCTCGCCGCTGATCGGCAAGCCCGCGCCGGCGTTCTCGCTGCCGGTGCTGCACGAGGCCGGCCGCTTGGTCAGCTCCGAACAACTGCGCGGCTCACCCTACCTGCTCAACGTCTGGGGCAGCTGGTGCCCGGCCTGCCGCGACGAGCACCCGGTACTGACCCGCTTCGCCGAAACCAAGCGCGTGCGCGTGATCGGCTTCAACTGGAAAGACGAACACCCCGACGCGCTGCGCTGGCTGGAGCAGTACGGCAATCCCTACTGGCTGGTGCTAACCGATTACGAAGGCAAGGTCGCCATCGACTGGGGCATCTACGGCGCGCCGGAAACCTTCCTGGTCGACGCGCGCGGCGTGGTGCGCTGGAAGCACGTGGGGCCGATGAGCGAGGCGACGATCCGCGACGAATTGCTGCCGGTGCTGGCGGAAGTCGAGAAGACGCGATGAGTGGGGCTGAGAGCAAATCCCCCCTACCCCCCTTTTTCAAAGGGGGGAACAGCCGCGCGAGTTCGCTGCTGGCCTTTCATCTCCCCCCTTTGAAAAAGGGGGGCCGGGGGGGATTTGCTCTTGCCGTCGCTGCCCTGATCCTAGCCTTCGCCCTAACCCTCCAAGCCCAACCCGCCAACGACCCCACCCCGCTGCGCTTCAACGACCGCAGCGAGGAAGTGCGCTTCCACGACCTGGTCGCCGAACTGCGCTGCGTGATGTGCCAGAACCAATCGCTGGCCGACTCCAACGCCCAGATCGCCCACGACCTGCGCCGCGAAGTGCTGCAGCTGATGCGCCAGGGCAAGAGCGACCGCGAGATCAAGGACTTCCTGGTCGCGCGCTACGGCGAATTCGTGCTGTACCGCCCGCAGGTGGAGTCCAAGACCTGGCTGCTGTGGTTCGGCCCGCTGCTGGTGCTGCTGGCCGGCGGCGCCGTGGTCGCCGGCGTGGTGCGCTCGCGCGCCCGCGCCGCGCGCGCGCAAGGCAACGCCCACACCGATAGCGGCAACGCCGACGACAACGAGGAATGGTGATGACCGCGTTCGTGCTCGCCGGCGCCGCAGTGGTGCTGATCGTGCTGGCCTATGTGCTGCGCCCGCTGTGGCGCGCCAAGCCGGCCGCAGCGGCCGGCATGTTCGCCGCGCTGGCGCTGGCCACCGGCGCCGGCTACTGGCTGATCGGCACGCCCGACGCGCTGGATCCCGCGCGCCGCACCGCGCCCGACAACCTGCAAGCCGCGGTGAGCCAGTTGGAAGCGCAGCTGCAGCGCGAACCCAACCAGATCGAAGGCTGGCGCCTGCTCGCACGCGCCTACGCCTCGGAAGGCCGTTTGATCGAAGCGCGCGACGCCCTGGCCAAGGCCAACCAGATCGCGCCGGACCAGCCCGAACTCATGGTCGAAGCCGCCGAGTTCCGCTCGCTCGCCGCCAAGGACCGCATCTTCGACGCGCAGGCCGTGGCCCTGCTCAAGCGCGCGCTGGAACTGCAGCCCATGCATCAACGCGGCCGCTGGTTCCTGGGCGTGGCCCAGCGCCAGGCGCGCGAACCGGCCGCCGCCGCGCAGACCTGGGAGCCGCTGCTCGCCGTCGTCGACGCCAACACCGCCGCCAGCCTGCGGGAACAGATCAATGCCGCGCGCCAGGAAGCCGGCCAGCCGCCGCTGCCCGCGCCGGCCGCCGCCGCGCCGGTCGCCGGTTTGAAGGTGCGCGTGTCGCTGTCGCCGGCACTGGCCGCCAAACTGCCCGCCAACGCCAGCCTGTTCGTGCTCGCGCGCCAGCCCAGCGGCCCGCCCATGCCGGTGGCGGTGAAGAAGCTCGCGGCCAAGGATTTCCCGCTGGACGTGGTGCTCAGCGACGGCGACAGCCCGATGCCGACGATGAAGCTCTCGCAGCTGCCCCAGGTCGCGGTGCTCGCGCGCGTCTCCGCCTCCGGCCAGGCGATCCCGCAAGCCGGCGACCTGGCCTCGGCGCCGCAGGTGGTGCGCAGGGATCGCAAGCAGCCGGTGGAAGTCACGATTGACCAGATCGTCGACTGATGGATATAGCCCCTCTCCCGCGAAGCGGGAGAGGGGTTGGGGTGAGGGCACACGGGGTCACGCACTCGCGCCGGACTTCGCCCATCGCACGCCCTCATCCGCCCTCCGGGCACCTTCTCCCGCAAGCGGGAGAAGAAAACTGCATGAGCTCATGCCTTACTCCTAACCGCCACACCCGGGCAAAATAGCGCCACCCGCGCCGGCCCCCGCCCTGCGCCCGCAACCAGGAAGGCAGCTCCCGGCATGACCGAATTCATCCCGCCCGGCACCCGCTACCACGCCCTGCCCGACGGCTTCGCGATGAAGCGCGGCGGCCGCCTGGACGGCGCCCGCATCGCCTTCGAAACCTGGGGCGAGCTCAACGCCGCGCGCGACAACGCTGTCCTGATCGTCACCGGCCTGTCGCCCGACGCGCACGCCGCGGCCAACGCCGGCAATTCCGAGCCGGGCTGGTGGGAAGCCATGCTCGGCCCCGGCAAGCCTATCGACAGCCAGCGCTGGTTCGTGATCTGCGTGAACTCGCTGGGCAGTTGCAAGGGCTCCACCGGCCCGGCCTCGATCCACCCGGTCACGCGCGAGCCCTACCGCCTGGACTTCCCCGAGCTGTCGATCGAAGACGGCGCCGACGCCGCCGCCCACGTGGTGCGCGGCCTGGGCATCGAGCGGCTGGCCTGCGTGATCGGCAACTCCATGGGCGGCATGACCGCACTGGCGCTGCTGATCCGCCATCCCGGCCTGGCCCGCGCCCACATCAACATCTCCGGCGCCGCGCGCGCGCTGCCGTTCTCCATCGCCATCCGCTCGCTGCAGCGCGAAGCCATCCGACTGGACCCGCACTGGTACCAGGGCCGCTACGACGAACGCAGCTACCCCGAGGCCGGCATGCGCATGGCACGCAAACTGGGCGTGATCACCTACCGCTCGGCGCTGGAATGGGACGGCCGTTTCGGCCGCGTGCGCCTGGACTCCGACCGCGCCGACGAGGAACCCTTCGGCCTGGAGTTCGAAGTCGAAAGCTACCTGGAAGGCCACGCCCGCCGCTTCGTGCGCCGCTTCGACCCCAACTGCTACCTCTACCTCAGCCGCTCCATGGACTGGTTCGACCTGGGCGACTACGCCCGCGGCGACGACGGCGCCGGCCCCGCCGACACCCGCGCCGGCCTGGCCCGCATCCGCCTGGAAAAGGCCCTGGCCATCGGCGTGCACACCGACATCCTGTTCCCGCTGCAGCAGCAGCAGGAGATCGCCGAAGGCCTGGCCGCAGGCGGCGCCGACGCCGAGTTCCTGCCGCTGCCCTCGCCGCAGGGCCACGACGCCTTCCTGGTCGACATCGCCCGCTTCGGCCCGGCGGTGGCGGGGTTTCTCGCCAAACTGTGATACGCCGGGGCGTGCCTGCGAGGACGCATCCCGCTAGAATGGTTATATGGACATAACCCGATGTCATTTGGCTGAGGCCCTGCCCGACCTCGACTTCCCCGGTCACGACAAGCTCGTGGCCGCCGTCGACCAGGCCGTGAACGCCGGCGACGAACACGCCGTCACCTCGGCCCTGCGCAACGCGCTGTGCCGCATGATCCGCGACCGCGACGTGCAACTGCCGCAGTGCGTGTACGACGCCATCGACGACCACTACGCCCGCCGCGAGATCTACCGCAGCCCCAGCCTGGGCTACAGCGTGGTGGCGATGACCTGGGGCCCGGGCCAAGGCACCCCGGTGCACGACCACTGCGGCCTGTGGTGCGTGGAAGGCGTGTGGGACGGCGAGCTTGAAATCACCCAGTATGAACTGCTGGAACGCAACGGCGACCACTTCCGCTTCCGCGCCGCCGGAGGCATGCACGCCGGCCCCGGCAGCGCCGGCAGCCTGATTCCGCCGCACGAGTACCACACCATCCGCAACAGCAGCGACAGCCACGTCGCCGTCTCGCTGCACATCTACAAGGCGCCGATGGAAGCCTGCTCCATGTTCGTCCCACGCGAAGGCGAATGGTTCACCCGCGTGGACAAAGCACTGCAAACAGACGAAGCGGCCTGAGGGCCGCTTCTTCGTTAGGGCTCCCGCACTCCTGCGACCCCAACTGTGAGAGCGGCGCAAGCCGCGATTCCCCCACACCAGGTCACCCTCCCACTCCCTCCCTGTAGGAGCGGCGCAAGACGCGACCACGCCACCTCACAAACGACGCGAGCCGATTGTGTTCAGGCCCCTCACCGCCTTGGGGTAGGAGCGGCGTAAGCCGCGACCGGAATCGCGATAACGACGCAAGCACCGTGATCGGAGCGGCGCGTTCGCGGCTCACGCCGCTCCTACCCCAAATCCAACCTGCGCCTACAATCGCCCCCACCTCCGCCGCCACCGCCCCCATGCTCCCCGACCTCCTACTAGCCGCCCTGCACCACCTGCTGGTGTTCGCCCTGGTCGCCATGCTCGTAGCCGAATCCACCCTCCTGCGCGGCCCGCTCACCGCCGACAGCCTGCAACGCTTGGCCCGCCTCGACGCCGGCTACGGCATGGCCGCCGGCCTGCTGCTGGGCACCGGCCTGCTGCGCGTGTTCTTCGGCGCCAAGGGCAGCGACTTCTACCTGCACAACCCCTGGTTCCACGCCAAGCTCGGCGCCTACGTTCTCGTCGGCCTGCTCTCCCTGCTGCCCACGCTGCGCTTCATGCGCTGGCGCAAGGCCGTACGCGACAACCCCGCCTTCCTGCCCGAACCGGCCGACCTCGCCCGCCAGCGCAGCGTGGTCCGCTTCGAACTGATCCTGGTCGGCGCCATCTTCCTCCTGGCCGCCGCCATGGCCCGCTACGGCGGCTTCTGAGCGTCTGAACGAGGTTAAGGGGTACGACTCGCCCCGCGCTCGGCTATACTCTGCGGCCGCGCCGGAATGGCGGAATCGGTAGACGCAGCGGACTCAAAATCCGCCGCCCTTAAAAGCGTGTGGGTTCGAGTCCCACTTCCGGCACCAGCACGAAAAAAAGGCTAGGCATTGATGCCTAGCCTTTTTTGTGCGCGCACCATTGCAGTGGTAGTGGACTCCCTACCGCTCAGCCCATCGCAGCTTCTAGAACAGCAGCCGCCACGAAAGAAGCGGGAAAACCGCTTTGGTGACCTGTTGATCCTTCGCTGGTGAAAAAACAGTCACCTCACCAGAGGTAACTCGTTTAAGCGGATCGTAAATCAGGTACACGTCGCTCTCGGGCGACGTGGTCAGCAATGCCATCAAATACGACAAGGCGCCTAGCTTCGCGCGCAATTCTTTCTGTTGTCTTTCCACATGCCCTATCAAATGGGGAGACCGAGCCAGCTCATCCATTGAGGCTGCAGATTGCATCGCAACAGATACCGGATAGCCCAAAACTTCAGTATCGCGCGAGGTAACCGCAAGCCCGAATTCCTTTGAGTAGGCAGCAGCAAGCGATACGGTTGCCTTGACGCCATCCTTGAAGGTAACTGGGATTTCGCTCTGGATACGCGTTTCCCCAAGCAACATAGGCTCGCCGATCTCGACCCCCACTCCAGGATTCAAGCTAGGCATGGCATAGGTGACAAAGAACATGTCCCCACTCTGAGATGTGCTCTTACGCAGATCGTTCGCGCCAAATGCACCCGAAGGACTGGAGAGGGTCACCTCCTCCAACAACGCCCTATTGAATAACTTGTGATACTGAAATGAGATGGAAATAGAGTCGAGCGACTTCCTGCCGCTGGAATGGAATGTGAAGGGAATAGCGCCCACTGCGGGCGCATCTGATGAGGGCAACGGCGCCCCCAAGACCACATAGTTTCGCTTGCCGGCGGCCAGCGGATAGTCGCCTATACCCACAACGATGCCCGGCTTGTCCAGACTTCCGCTAACCTCCGCAATCTTCCAAGACACCCGGATTGCGTAATAGGCCAGCGCAAGGCTGAGAACCGCAACCCCAAACCCCAGCCACGTGAGGACATAGGTTTTTCTTTCCAACCCAGACATATACGCTCCAGCAGCCATTTACTTTGCTGGCGAGCTTAGAGAGACGAGGTCAGGGCCACAAGGATTTAAGGTCAGCCACCATCACTTGTTCGGAACTGAGACTGGATTGGGCGCTGCGGGTTGCGCCTTGTCCGTGGCCCAGCTCATGCGCGCTCTGCGCCACGACACCACGCACAAGAACTGCAGACAGGGTTATCCTGGACCAGGACGCTGGGGAATGTGATCGTCATGTCTAGAGAGACGCTTTTAGGCATCATGTATTTGTTGGCCCTACTCTCCGCAGGGCTCGGGCTGTACTTCGTCAAAGAAAAGAAGAAGCGCTCCATAATCCTGGCGCCCCTGGTTGCGGCATTCGCTCTAAACCTCGTGCACGGGTACTTGTCCTAGCCGATCTGCCTGCACCAAATAGAAAGCCCGCCGAAGCGGGCTTTCTGCGTCTCTAACGTTTGCGGGCTTGACGCTGCCCACCCTTACAACTGCTCGGCAATCTCCCGAGCCATCTCCTCGAACAACCCCAGATTGCCCCAGCGGTTGGCAACGACCGCGACGTGCACGCCGCCCAGGTTCTTACCCTTCGGGCTGACGTAGCCGGCCGGGAACATCACCACGTAGGCCATGCCGCCGTCGGCGCCGCCATTGTGTTCCAGGCTGCCGTCGCCCGGGGCGCCCCAGCCCATGCGGTCCATGTCGGCGTCGCTGTACTTGCCGTCGAGTTTGGCGGTGAGGATGGTCAGGGCGCGGGCGGTGCCGCGGTAGCCGCCGGCGGCCAGGCCGGTGGTCGAGGGCTCGTACGGGCCCGGCACGGGCACGCCGCCGACCAGGATGTGGTTGGCCGAGTCGCGCGAATCGGGGCTGGCGGCCTGCGGTTCGATGTCGTCGGCCACGCCGGCCGGCAGCAGGTAGTGGTCGTGGACGTAGTCGCGGTAGGTCTGGCCCGACATCTTTTCGATCAGCAGCGTCCACAGGCCGAAGCCGTGGTTGGAGTACTGCGAGTTGCCGCCCGGCGTGCGCAGCAGCGGGCGCGTGCGCAGGAAGTGGCGGTGGATCTGCTTGTAGGTCACGTTGGCTTCGGCGGTGCCGAACAGTTCGGCGGTGCCCGGAACGTCGCCGCTGCGGGTGAAGCCGGCGCGGTGGTCGAGCAGGTTCTGCACGGTGATCGTGGAGTACAGGTTGACCCAGTTGGGGCCGTTGAGCGTGGCCGGCAGGGTGTAGCCGTACGGGGCGATGTACTTGTCCAGGTCGTGGCTCATGCCCGAGCTGGCCTGGCCGTTGCCGAACCAGGTGTAGACGTGGTCGTTGGAGGCGATCGCCATGCCGCGGATGTCGTAGCTGGAACCGCTGGCCTGCGCCGGCCAGCTGTACGGCTTGACGCCCTTGGAGTAGTAGTCGAAGTCCATCGAATAGCCTTCGCTGTAGGTACCGTCCTGGTACCAGACGTAGACGTGGTTGTTGGACTTGGCGATGGCGATGCCGACGATGTCGTAAGCGGTCTTGCCGGCGGGCAGCTTGACGGTTTCGGTGGTCTGCGGGTCGTAGGCGTCCAGGTCGGCCGCGGTGCCGATCGAACGGGTGATCGCCGGGGTGTCGGTCTGGGTGGTGCGAGCGGCGTGGTACCAGGTATAGACCTGGCCGTTGGCGGCGATGCCCATGCCGAGGATGTCGATCGGCTGGCGGCCCGGCGGCAGCGTGTAAGGCAGCGGCGGGTTGTACTTATCCAGGTCGTTGGTCGCGCCTTCGCTGTAGGTCAGGTCGTTGTACCAGGTGAAGGTGTGGTCGTTCTGGCCGATGTCCATCTCGATGATGGGCGTGTAGCGGTTGGCGCCGCGCAGGATGTCGTTGGCGAACTCGTTGCCGAAGATGCCGTTGGCGCCGTACAGGGTCTTGGTGGCCGGGTTGATGCCTTCGGCCTGCATCAGCTGAAAGCCGGCCGGGCCGGTGATCGCGGCCTTGGTGACGCTGCCGATGCGCGAGCGGGTGTTGGCCGTCATCAGCTGCTGAGTCTGGGTGTTGGCGTAGCCGTAGCCCTTGTTGAACAGCAGCGCGCCGTTGCGGGTGACCGCCACGGTCACGCCCGGCAGCTTGTCTTCCTGCATCTGCGCCCAGACCAGCGGGTCGATCTTCATTTCCAGCGGGCTCAACTGTTTGGGCGGGTTGACCTTCGGGTCGCTGGGATCGGGCATTTCGCAGGTCTGGCACGGCAGGGCGAACGCCGGCGCACTGGCGGCGGCGGCCAAAACGAGGGCGGACACGGCGAGAACCAAGGAACGGGACACGGCTTTGCTGCGCATTGGGTAATGCTCCTGGACGAAAGGGATTTGTGGGTGCATGCAGGCCCTCACGCGCGGCAGAACGCCGCAGCGACAGGAGGGATTCCACTAGGGGAAGGCGCAGAAAAAACGCGCTACATGCGGTGAGGACGAAGGCCCGTTGTTGCTCTCAGCACCGATGGGTGCTCACCGAAACGGGCCTGTAATTCCGTCTCGACCAGTACAAACGCAGGGACGGCCCGGAACCGGACAGGCGCCGGGGTACTATTTTCGGTTTCCGCCAGGAGCCCGCCGATGACCCAAGACGAAATCCGCGCCTATCTCGCCGACCACGCCGCCGTGCGCATCCAGATCGCCGGGCCCGACGACGGCAGCCCGGAGCTGGCCTGGGGCGACACCTTCGTCTACGCGCTCGACGCCGACGGCCAGGCGCGCAAGATGCCGTTCGCGACCATCGTCATCAAGGACTACGACGGCTTCGATACCCAGTCGCAGCTCAACCGCGGCGGCTTGTACCGAGTGAACCTGGACATCGGCAAGGAGTTGTTCGAGGAGAGCTTCGGCTTCGCCCCGCGCGAGTTCGATTCGCATCGCGACCAGTTCGACTTCGCCGAACTCGACCAGTTCTTCCCGCACCCGGTGTATGGCGCCAATGGCTGGATCTCCATCATCCAGCCCGGTACGACCACACGCGCCACGCTGGAAATGCTGCTGGACGCGGCGATCGCACGGTCGAACCGCCACCCTTGAAGGCGACCGCCGGCGGCGCGAGCGCGTTGTGTCCGCGACGGGCCAAGACAAGCGGCGCGGTTAGCACGCTCCCAGGCTCATTCAGAAGGCCGAGCGCTGCGATGCGCCCGCGATGCTTGCGTTGCGCCCGAATAGCGCGCACTGTGGGTTCGCCAGATCGTCTTGAAGACTGATCGCATCTTCAGTTGGCGCTATGTGCGCTAGCGAACACAGACCCCGTTGGGGTCGACGTATGTGCGTTGTCGTACATACGCTTTTGCACCTGCGACCGAAAATTGCCCGTTTATGGGAGGTCACAGCTGCGCATGAACAAAGCTCCGACATGGATTGCCCATAACGGCCTGCTGGACAAACTGCCTGCCGAAGCATGCGCCGCCCTGCGACCGCACCTGCAGTTGGTCGACCTGCCCGCCGGCAAGGTCGTGTTCGAGCCGCAGACGCCGCAGCACCACATGTATTTCCCGCGCAGCGGCATCGTGTCGTTGCTCTACGTCATGGAAAACGGCGACAGCAGCGAGATCGCCATGGTCGGCCGGGAAGGCGCCGTCGGCATGGCCATTCTGGTCGACAGCCAGACCACGCCAGCGCGCGCCGTGGTCCAGGTCGGGGGACAAGCGCTGGCGCTGAAGGCCGACAAGGTCGAACGCGAATTCGGCCGCGGCACCCATTTCCAATTCCTGTTGCTGCGCTACACCCAGGCGCTGCTGGCGCAGATGGCGCAGATGGTGGTGTGCAACCAGCACCACATGGTCGAACAGAAGCTGTGCCGATGGCTGCTGCAATGCCTGGACCGGGTGGAGACGGACGAGTTGCAGGTGACGCAGGAACTGATCGCCACGCGGCTGGGCGTCCGCCGCGAAGGCGTGACCGAAGCCGCCGGTCGGCTGCAGGAAGCCGGGCTGATCGCCTACAGCCGCGGCAAGATCCGCCTGCTGGACCG
The sequence above is a segment of the Lysobacter silvisoli genome. Coding sequences within it:
- a CDS encoding DUF6194 family protein yields the protein MTQDEIRAYLADHAAVRIQIAGPDDGSPELAWGDTFVYALDADGQARKMPFATIVIKDYDGFDTQSQLNRGGLYRVNLDIGKELFEESFGFAPREFDSHRDQFDFAELDQFFPHPVYGANGWISIIQPGTTTRATLEMLLDAAIARSNRHP
- a CDS encoding Crp/Fnr family transcriptional regulator yields the protein MNKAPTWIAHNGLLDKLPAEACAALRPHLQLVDLPAGKVVFEPQTPQHHMYFPRSGIVSLLYVMENGDSSEIAMVGREGAVGMAILVDSQTTPARAVVQVGGQALALKADKVEREFGRGTHFQFLLLRYTQALLAQMAQMVVCNQHHMVEQKLCRWLLQCLDRVETDELQVTQELIATRLGVRREGVTEAAGRLQEAGLIAYSRGKIRLLDRLGLEQRSCECHAAVKREYERLLVPMDAGRRKA